Genomic DNA from Methanosarcina sp. MTP4:
TGCGCTTAGCCAGGGGCTTGACGCAAAGATTATTGCTGCAGTCCAGATCCAGGGTTCAGACCTAGTTCTTCGCCCCGAATTCGAGTATGAGACCCCCCAGGACCTGGAAGGGCTCAGCATCGCTACTTTCCCTCCGGGAACCATCCAGGACACCCTGCTCCGCAACTGGCTTCAGGAAAACGGGCTTGACCCTGATACGGACGTAGATATTAAGGCCATGGGCCCGGGAGAAGCCATCAGTGCCATTTCCGCAGGGAGTGTAGATGCCGTCTTCCTGCCCCACCCTGCACCCGCAATCATTGAAAGTGAAGGGAACGGACGCCCAGTTGTGGCCTCGGGAGAGATGCAGGCAAACCACGCCTGCTGCGTGCTCGTGGCAAGCGGGGAGCTGATCAGGGGACACCCCGAACTCGTTGAACAGATTGTCGCAACCCACATCAAAGCAACCGAGTACAACAAGAACAATGTGGACGAAGCCGCCCAGATCTTCGCCGACAAGACCGGCTGGGAAGTTGAAAAGGTGGAAAAGTCCCTTGCCGACTGGGACGGCGCCTGGATCGCTGACCCCGAACTGATCGCAAATTCAACTGTCCAGTACACCCAGGTCCAGTACGAACTCGGGTACATCCAGAAACCCCTGACAAAAGAGGAAATCTTCGATACAAGCTTCTATGAAGCAGCTTCACAGGAAGAATAATGCCGGAGTTCACAGGAAAAACAAAAAAAGCTACGAAAATTGATAAAAACTGATAAAAACAGCTGTCCCTCATATAGGGGCAGCTTAGCCTCATTTTTAATGAAGAAAAGATTTGAAGGACGAAAACCCCTTTCTAGAAAGAAAATTTCAGATTCGGGATTACTTTTCGGAATAGAGAAGCTAGAAGGTTAAAATTTATTTATCCCGTAGCGCTCAGTGTTCCGGAAAAGTAAAAAAGAATCAATACTATCTAACTAGTTATGAATCTTAGACTTATAAAAACGATCCGTGAAAAAGGGATGGAAGTAATCTCTCTGGTCTGCGTAATTGTCCTCTGGCAATTTACTGCAGAATGGATTGTGAAAAACAAACTTTACCTTCCAAGTTTTTATGACGTAGTCCTTTCCCTTCTTACGATTATCGAAAGTGGAGTCATTGTCACCGACCTTTTGACAAGCTTACTTCACTTCGGGATAGGGATAATTGCAGCTTTTTTCATAGGCATCCCCCTGGGAATTATTATGGGGTGGTTCAAAGAAGCAAGTGAGGCTATCGACCCCATAATCGAAATCCTCAGGCCAATTCCCCCTCTTGCCTGGATTCCTTTTGCAATGGTGTGGTTCGGGCTAACCCACCAGGCAGCAGGATTTGTAGTATTTGTAGGGATGATTTTTCCCATCATCATCAACACCTACACGGGCTTTAAGAACATCCCCAGGGTCCATGTGGATGCTGCAAAGGTACTGGGCTGCACCCGAAGCGTGAGCCAGATCCGCTACGTCGCCCTTCCTTCAGCCTTGCCTTCCATTATTGCGGGGATCCGGATTGCCATGGGTGTTGGCTGGATGTGCCTGGTAGCCGCAGAAATGTTCGGGGTCAGCAGAGGAGGGTTAGGTTATTCGCTCTGGCTTAACTTCCACCTGCACAGGATGGACTTCGTGCTTCTGTACATGCTCCTACTCGGCTTTTTGGGACTTGTCATAGACAGGGCCTTCAGGTATTACGTGGATACAAAACTTCTCAGATGGAAAGCAGGGATCGTGGTATAAAATGGGCAGAGTAAGTGTAAAAAACGTCTCACGCACTTTTTCGAAAAAAGAAGACAAATCCGAAACGCAGGCCCTGGAAAACATAAATTTCGATGTTGAGGACGGGGAATTCATCTGCCTCCTCGGACCTTCAGGCTGCGGGAAAACCACCCTGCTCCGAATAGTGGCAGGGCTCGAAACCCAGACCTCAGGAGAAATTACCCTGAACGGAGTCCCTATCACAGGTCCGGACCCCAAAAGAGGTATGGTATTCCAGCAGTATTCCCTCTTCCCCTGGAGAACGGTCATCGACAACATCACCTTCGGGCTTGAAATGCAGGGAATAGGAAAAGGAGAAGCCCAAAAGCAGGTGGAAAAGTACCTTGACCTCGTGGGCCTTGAGCAGTTCAAGAACAGCTACCCTCACGAACTCTCAGGAGGCATGCAGCAGCGTGCTGCCATTGCAAGGGCTCTTGCCAACGAACCAGAGGTTCTCCTAATGGACGAACCCTTCGGAGCCCTGGACGCCCAGACCCGGAACATCCTCCAGGACGAGCTCCTGAAGATCTGGGAGCAAAAACACGTAACCTTCCTCTTCGTAACCCACAGCGTGGACGAAGCAGTCTTCCTCTCGGACAGGATCGTTGTCATGACTTCCAGGCCCGGAAGGGTAAAAGAAATCATAAAAGTGGACCTCCCCCGCCCGCGGAGCCGGACCAGTCCCGAAGCCAACCGCCTGAGGGACAGGATCCTGAAACTCCTGGAACAGGAAAGGTTCACAAGGTAAAGGGAAGAAGTAAAAGAAATAAATTAAAAAAGTAAAGAAAGAAGTTAAAAACGGAATTTGGGTCACTCTTCGGCCCTAACAACCACTTTTGTGAGAGGCTCTACTTTTTTGATCGTGACCTTTCCCACAAGTTCAAGGGTACCCCCTGAGTTTACGGAGCCCACGGCACAACCAGGCCGCATGTAAATGTCCCCGGCGCAGGATGCGGAGTTTGCCCTGGCACCGTCAAGCAGGATAAGTTCCGAAACAGCGTCTATGCTCCCGAGAACCTGTGCCCCGGCACAGACCAGGGCACTTTCAGCTTTCACATTCCCCTGGACCACTGAGCCTTTTCCAAGCTCGAGCCGTCCCGTAACCACGAGGTCTTTCCAGAAATTAACGTCCTGACCGACAATCAAGTTGCCTTCAAGCATCAGGGGCTCATCGAAAAACGCTCTTTTTTCAATCACAAAGGTATTGGAGTGGGGGTGGTACTTGATAAAACACTTCATATGGAATCACTCCGGGACCTGCCCCGGGCCTTGAAGGTCCTGAGGGAACCTTTCATATCATCAGTAAAAACTTTGTTAGCTGAATTTCGAAATCATATTTTATCCTCTATTATATAATAGCATCGAATTGAGGTATAGCATCGAATTGAGGTATAGCATCGAATTGAGATGTCGACTCAACTGTGGGTAAAAAATTCAGTAAAAGCAAAAGGGAAAAACAGAGCAAAAACGCAAGGGAAAAACAAGGAGAAAAAAATTTCCAGATAAAGAGAAAATAAGCAAAAGTCCCAGGAGTATACAAGAATTAAGAAAGAAAAGACTGAAAAAATAATCTGAGAAATTATTTTTCAGTCTAAGTTCTTCCTGTTCCTGTTTATGCTGCTTACTCAACCAGGCTTGCAAACCCGTATTTAGGGAGTACTCTTTCGACTTTAATCCGGACTTCATCGCCAACTTTGGTTCCGGGGACGAAAACGACAAACCCTTCGATACGGGCAATACCGTCTCCCTGGCGAGCAAGATCCTGAATAGTGACATCGTAAACTTCGCCCTCTTCGACAGGGGCAGAGTGACTCTCTTCTCTAAACATGGAAACCATTCCTTTAATTGAATTAATTTAATTGCTTTATTCCGCTAAATCGAAAATTACTCGACAAGACTTCCAAATGCAAATTTGGGGAGTACTCTTTCGACTTTGATCTGGACTTCATCGCCAACTTTGGTTCCCGGAACAAAAATTACAAAACCTTCAACGCGAGCGATGCCGTCTCCCTGGCGGGCAATGTCTTCGATTGTGACATCGTAAACTTCGCCCTCTTCGACAGGAACAGAGCGGCTTTCTTCTCTGAACATAAAAACCATTCCTTTAATTGCTTTATTCCACTAAATCGAAAATTACTCGACAAGACTTCCAAATGCAAATTTGGGGAGTACTCTTTCGACTTTGATCTGGACTTCATCGCCAACTTTTGTTCCCGGAACAAAAACTACAAAACCTTCAACACGAGCGATGCCGTCTCCCTGGCGGGCAATGTCCTCAATGGTGACATCGTAAACTTCGCCCTCTTCGACAGGAGCAGAACGACTTTCTTCTCTGAACATAAAAACCATTCCTTTAATTAAATTGATTTAATTGAATTGCTTCGTTAATCGAAAATTACTCGACAAGACTTCCAAATGCAAATTTGGGGAGTACTCTTTCGACTTTGATCTGGACTTCATCGCCAACTTTTGTTCCCGGAACAAAAACTACAAAACCTTCAACACGGGCGATGCCGTCTCCCTGGCGGGCAATGTCCTCAATGGTGACATCGTAAACTTCGCCCTCTTCGACAGGAGCAGAGCGACTTTCTTCTCTGAACATAAAAACCATTCCTTTAATTAAATTGATTTAATTGAATTAATTTCCTTAATCCGCGATTACTCGACAACGCTTGCAAAAGCGAATTTGGGAAGTACTCTTTCGACTTTAATCTGGACTTCGTCGCCAACTTTTGTTCCCGGAACAAAAATTACAAAACCTTCAACACGAGCGATTCCGTCTCCCTGGCGGGCAATATCTTCAATAGTTACATCGTAGACTTCGCCCTCTTCGATAGGAACAGAGCGACTTTCATCTCTAAACATAAAAAATCATTCCTTTAATTTACTTAATTGCTTAATTTCTTTAACTTTAATTAATCAACTCAAAAAAGCTCCATGCGCCAGAAAAGTATAAAATAGTACTTAGCAAACCAAACTTGAGGAAATCAAATTTAGGAAGTACGCCTCCAACTTTATTAACTGAGCCCCAACAGAGCTTCGGATAAGTCAACTAACTGGTCATATTCAGATGCACTTGTATATAAGAGTTTGCTTTAAAGGGTCCAGAACGAACAAATTAAAGAAGTATATAAGAAAATCGTAAAAATTCTAAACCCCGAAGTACTGGTTGCCCACTTAATGAAAATATTGAGGCATACGAGAAGGGAGATCTTCCAAAATAAATAAAGATTTAATAAAGATTTTATTCATGAAAAGTCAAATTTTAGACATGGGAAGTAAATTTTTTAACTGATGTGTGAAAAAAGTAGGGAAAAAACAGAGAAAAAACGGCAATTATACTTGAAAGGACCCGAAGAAATCATAAGTTTTGGCATTCGTACCGAAATTTATAAATAATGGAGATACGTTATGAGGTTCGCTCATTCAGGCAGGAAACAAAGCGTGGGCCCGTAGCTTAGTCAGGCAGAGCGACGGACTCTTAATCCGTAGGCCGGGGGTTCAAATCCCTTCGGGCCCGCTAATTTACTTCCTTTTCTGAAGGGTTTTTTTTCAGAATTGCTTTTTTGGCAAAGAGCCTCATTTTTACTTTCGTTTATCCTTTCGTTTATCTTTTCGTTTATCCTTTTGTTTATCCTTTCGTTTATCTTTTCGTTTATCCTTTTGTTTATCCTTTTGTTTATCCTTTTGCTTTTTCCATTTCTGTCTTTTTCCTTCAACAACAGCCTGAAAAGCCTTTTTAGGGAAAAATCAATCTGAAATATAAATAGAAGAAATGCATTTTATCTCACATAATCTACATGGGAATTCATTGAAATTTTCGAGAGGGAAGCTACAGTTTAATAATTTTCACCCTTAAACATTATCTCAATGAAACTGGACCCTATAACTTCAAACAATATCACTGTGAATATTACCACTGGAGCGTGACCCTGATGCCAAAAGTAAGCGTTGAAATCCCCCAGGAACTCCTGGAAGACCTGAACAAACACGTGGGAGAAAACAAAAAATTCGTGAACCAATCCGATGCTATCCGGACCGCTATCCGGAAAATGCTTGACATGATGGACGAAATCGATAGAAGGCACGGCAGGTTAAATGACTGAAAAAAGAATGAAAAAGAGAGTGGAAAAACACAATTTTAAAAACCTGTTAAATATTTAAAACCTCACCCCTTTATTTCCACTGTGTTTCAGCATCAAGTGCCTAATTTTTTAGAGAAGATGCAAATATGCAAGGTTTCCAGTGGAAAAAATAGGTATTCAGGGTATTCAGGGGAACGTGCATCGTTACAGGCATTCCCTGAAATCCTTGATGCCCTGAGCCACGTTTGAGAGTAGCATGAAAGATATCTTCTGGTTCGGCCAGGAACCAAGTCCGCAGTCCGGGCCGACGTATTTAATAAGATTTCCGAAGCGCCTGTAAGCAATCCTGAGCCGCTTTGTAATCACCTGTGGGGTCTCAAGTTCCGTGACGATTTCGGGCAGGTACTCCTGCTCTTTCCAGACGTTTGTGTTGTACTTTTCGTTCAGGGCGCCTGCAAGAGTGTAGATATCAGTCCTTGCAATCCCGACGCGCAGGAAAGAGTCCGTGTCTTCAAGAACTTTTTTGTCTATAAGGTCCATATAAGAAGGTGTGCCTGCAGATTCCATACCGATGACATTGATGGTTGGGGTCTCACAGGCCAGGTTGTAGTAGAGGGCGGAATGGAGGTGGATTTCCACGTCAGCGCCCCATTTACTCGCAGCCTTCGAGCAATCGGTGAGGGCAGAAATAATCTGATCATTATCAAAAGCAAGTTCAGGGTTCAGCCCGATGCTGGGCTCGTCAATGGAGACAGTGGCAATTTTGAAGTTCTTTGCCGATTTCATGGAATTACGGACGAATTTGTTAACATTTTTTGCAAAAATAGAGTAAATATCCGCATAATTCCTCCCCCCAAATTCCTTGAGGTAAAGTTCGGCAGGCCCGGTCACGCAGATCCTGACCTGCAGGGTTTCCCCGAATTTTTCTTTGTAAACCTTTGCAACGCTTTCTATGGCATCAAGCTCTTCGATCCTGGCACACTCAAGCTTCACTTCAAAAGGCCCGTCACAGCAGCTCTCATCCCGGATCACCTTCAGGAACTGCTCATTCATGTCCTGGTACTGGGGATAGGTGGGGACCTGCACTCCCGCATCGATTTTCTGCTGGAAAGCGTCATTAATTACCGTGAAAAGTTTTTCATCCTCCTCCCTCGTCTTAAAGGCGTTCTGGACCCATTCCTTACTCACACCATCAGGGAGGGGATAACTCCCGATATCGTCAAAGATGATTTCTTCCATGTCCAGTTAGTATACCTTGGAGGATTTAGCATTATTGGAAAGACTCTATAATTATAAAAAAATTGATGTGGAAATAGAAAAGCCCTGAAAATCCGAAAAAACAGAAAGAAAAAATAAAAAACAGAAAGAAAAAATAAAAAACAGAAAGAAAAAATAAAAAACAGAAAGAAAAATAAAAAACAGAAAGAAAAAATAAAAAACAGAAAGAAAAAATAAAAAACAGAAAGAAAAAATAAAAAACAGAAAGAAAAAATAAAAAACAGAAAGAAAAAATAAAAAACAGAAAGAAAAATAAAAAACAGAAAGAAAAAAAGGAATGATTGGAAATTTTATTCCGTGCCCCTGTTTTCAGCATTAA
This window encodes:
- a CDS encoding methionine synthase, with the protein product MEEIIFDDIGSYPLPDGVSKEWVQNAFKTREEDEKLFTVINDAFQQKIDAGVQVPTYPQYQDMNEQFLKVIRDESCCDGPFEVKLECARIEELDAIESVAKVYKEKFGETLQVRICVTGPAELYLKEFGGRNYADIYSIFAKNVNKFVRNSMKSAKNFKIATVSIDEPSIGLNPELAFDNDQIISALTDCSKAASKWGADVEIHLHSALYYNLACETPTINVIGMESAGTPSYMDLIDKKVLEDTDSFLRVGIARTDIYTLAGALNEKYNTNVWKEQEYLPEIVTELETPQVITKRLRIAYRRFGNLIKYVGPDCGLGSWPNQKISFMLLSNVAQGIKDFRECL
- a CDS encoding TRAM domain-containing protein, translating into MFREESHSAPVEEGEVYDVTIQDLARQGDGIARIEGFVVFVPGTKVGDEVRIKVERVLPKYGFASLVE
- a CDS encoding TRAM domain-containing protein; translated protein: MFREESRSAPVEEGEVYDVTIEDIARQGDGIARVEGFVVFVPGTKVGDEVQIKVERVLPKFAFGSLVE
- a CDS encoding type II toxin-antitoxin system ParD family antitoxin; this translates as MPKVSVEIPQELLEDLNKHVGENKKFVNQSDAIRTAIRKMLDMMDEIDRRHGRLND
- a CDS encoding ABC transporter permease gives rise to the protein MEVISLVCVIVLWQFTAEWIVKNKLYLPSFYDVVLSLLTIIESGVIVTDLLTSLLHFGIGIIAAFFIGIPLGIIMGWFKEASEAIDPIIEILRPIPPLAWIPFAMVWFGLTHQAAGFVVFVGMIFPIIINTYTGFKNIPRVHVDAAKVLGCTRSVSQIRYVALPSALPSIIAGIRIAMGVGWMCLVAAEMFGVSRGGLGYSLWLNFHLHRMDFVLLYMLLLGFLGLVIDRAFRYYVDTKLLRWKAGIVV
- a CDS encoding TRAM domain-containing protein; translated protein: MFREESRSAPVEEGEVYDVTIEDIARQGDGIARVEGFVVFVPGTKVGDEVQIKVERVLPKFAFGSLVE
- a CDS encoding TRAM domain-containing protein; its protein translation is MFREESRSVPVEEGEVYDVTIEDIARQGDGIARVEGFVIFVPGTKVGDEVQIKVERVLPKFAFGSLVE
- a CDS encoding polymer-forming cytoskeletal protein encodes the protein MKCFIKYHPHSNTFVIEKRAFFDEPLMLEGNLIVGQDVNFWKDLVVTGRLELGKGSVVQGNVKAESALVCAGAQVLGSIDAVSELILLDGARANSASCAGDIYMRPGCAVGSVNSGGTLELVGKVTIKKVEPLTKVVVRAEE
- a CDS encoding ABC transporter ATP-binding protein, giving the protein MGRVSVKNVSRTFSKKEDKSETQALENINFDVEDGEFICLLGPSGCGKTTLLRIVAGLETQTSGEITLNGVPITGPDPKRGMVFQQYSLFPWRTVIDNITFGLEMQGIGKGEAQKQVEKYLDLVGLEQFKNSYPHELSGGMQQRAAIARALANEPEVLLMDEPFGALDAQTRNILQDELLKIWEQKHVTFLFVTHSVDEAVFLSDRIVVMTSRPGRVKEIIKVDLPRPRSRTSPEANRLRDRILKLLEQERFTR
- a CDS encoding TRAM domain-containing protein, yielding MFRDESRSVPIEEGEVYDVTIEDIARQGDGIARVEGFVIFVPGTKVGDEVQIKVERVLPKFAFASVVE
- a CDS encoding ABC transporter substrate-binding protein → MKKLGVLILTLLLVASAFVSGCVSDEEGGAEEDAEEAPAVTELNFGYQPSTHQVAYMTAMEKGWWEEDLAPFGVEKINEYEFPTGAPEMQAMLAGDLDVAYVGAAPVITALSQGLDAKIIAAVQIQGSDLVLRPEFEYETPQDLEGLSIATFPPGTIQDTLLRNWLQENGLDPDTDVDIKAMGPGEAISAISAGSVDAVFLPHPAPAIIESEGNGRPVVASGEMQANHACCVLVASGELIRGHPELVEQIVATHIKATEYNKNNVDEAAQIFADKTGWEVEKVEKSLADWDGAWIADPELIANSTVQYTQVQYELGYIQKPLTKEEIFDTSFYEAASQEE